One window of the Mycobacterium sp. SVM_VP21 genome contains the following:
- a CDS encoding phage tail tape measure protein, giving the protein MPIYIDVMTRLSRTAAMEAARDAEAIFGRAGRAISDDFARATGNLFDGLAFRHERGRRELEKLQAAYSATADAEADAARRMERSQRQSEISEARLAEVREKHGDLSSKTMTAELALADARARSGRDARGYVDALNDTEAAHKRVNEATAAAADSAGLFRGALGGISTDAMMVGGATAAVAGLGIAIAKSIPPAAQFQAELMKLHTAADIPTDQLAAVSKIVLDLSPQVGVDPEELMNGAYYVAKSGHRNAADLGSILKAGGQMAAIEDVPLETALNAITTQISDYHLSAQDAASVGSQIVTGAGAAKVPLGEFAGAMHVVEPVASSMGIAAPQWMAMVAQMTQSGMHADNAGQDVLHLIEKIQAPTSQMRAEWGALGLDPMQVKSQFAANPLATLDKLDKALDAHSGPDGMVNIDANYRNVQVQQSMTQMLASMNDNQRKVANEITSGELTYKQWRRTRGGQDMADVAKLQQFNSLFQQSQGFSQLLRSGQGSQQTRQQAIQALIGDQVSGQAFQQLTGEANASAQKTAGEIAGSKPDDKGNVEGSAAALDTFQGNVKKAGAAWDTLKVSMGTAFLPAVTSGMRGLNSALGWIIEHREGIGQGFGVVAHQVEATGKQVGEAYDDFMHLWHGVNDAWHAIDNFGHGVGHVIDEAKADFDKLKDAHPFEAIKQGVDGLLHSLGDIPGAIRRAADSFGQLASKGWGGLEHVLHIPGHQAGGPVIGSGPRGVDSQLRWLAPDEHVWTTDEVDGAGGHGAMFALRAAARRGMLGHGLSGFAGGGSRKAPGPGEGGIVLTDPNAPQGPVGTRNDPVFIKSSEDDAAGGAHHRRHHRNSNHGDDDTPGPGNDGMGGQKRHNGRMDMPDLDFGAELDDGFGLKDGLPGLAKWFVTFLGDMAIAPAEGAMLGSLLRPPNGQDTQLSWLQPGEFVEPKSAVNKLGTGVMNQVRGGQLPHYAGGGTVGEDEPSAPGQPMGSTGGAKPGLSISGGALGAAEGAGAMAADMFAPGSGAAVQVLSQMMNRTIAYGGQLAAIGVEGLMSTFLPSDDPLSDFGNTLPGKILSGIAGAKPASPVVAGNTKRPLENESVRNKQQDAAEGGDTHVHMYNPTIKAKDVDDFANKSSELSRVAVGGTQQLAPSRIK; this is encoded by the coding sequence ATGCCGATCTACATCGACGTCATGACCCGACTCTCGCGTACCGCCGCGATGGAGGCGGCCCGCGACGCCGAAGCGATCTTCGGGCGGGCCGGTCGCGCGATCAGCGATGATTTCGCGCGCGCGACCGGCAATCTGTTCGACGGCTTGGCGTTCCGGCACGAGCGCGGTCGTCGTGAGCTCGAGAAGCTGCAGGCGGCCTACAGCGCGACCGCCGACGCCGAAGCCGACGCCGCACGCCGCATGGAACGCTCACAGCGTCAATCGGAGATCTCCGAGGCTCGCCTGGCCGAGGTACGCGAGAAACACGGCGATCTGTCCTCGAAGACGATGACGGCCGAGCTGGCGCTGGCCGATGCGCGCGCCAGATCCGGCCGCGACGCCCGTGGCTACGTCGACGCACTCAACGACACCGAGGCCGCACACAAGCGGGTCAACGAAGCAACCGCCGCGGCTGCTGACTCGGCCGGCCTGTTCCGTGGCGCACTCGGCGGTATTAGCACCGACGCGATGATGGTTGGCGGCGCGACCGCAGCTGTCGCCGGCCTCGGTATCGCGATCGCCAAGTCGATTCCGCCGGCTGCGCAGTTCCAAGCGGAACTGATGAAGCTGCACACCGCGGCCGACATTCCGACCGACCAGCTCGCGGCCGTCTCCAAGATCGTGCTCGACCTGTCACCACAGGTCGGGGTCGACCCCGAAGAACTGATGAACGGCGCCTACTACGTCGCCAAGTCCGGGCATCGCAACGCCGCAGACCTGGGCTCGATCCTCAAGGCCGGCGGACAGATGGCGGCAATCGAGGATGTGCCGCTCGAGACCGCGCTGAACGCGATCACCACGCAGATCAGCGACTACCACCTGTCCGCGCAGGATGCGGCCTCGGTGGGCTCGCAGATAGTCACCGGTGCCGGCGCGGCCAAGGTGCCGCTCGGTGAGTTCGCGGGCGCGATGCACGTCGTCGAGCCCGTCGCGTCGAGCATGGGCATCGCTGCGCCGCAGTGGATGGCGATGGTGGCGCAGATGACGCAGTCGGGTATGCACGCGGACAACGCCGGCCAGGACGTGCTGCACCTGATCGAGAAGATTCAGGCGCCGACGTCGCAGATGCGCGCGGAGTGGGGTGCGCTCGGCCTGGACCCGATGCAGGTCAAGAGTCAATTCGCGGCGAACCCGTTGGCGACTCTCGACAAGCTCGACAAGGCCCTCGACGCGCATAGCGGCCCGGACGGCATGGTCAACATTGACGCCAACTACCGCAATGTCCAAGTGCAGCAGTCGATGACGCAGATGTTGGCGTCGATGAACGACAATCAGCGCAAGGTCGCCAACGAGATCACCTCGGGGGAGCTGACCTACAAGCAGTGGCGGCGAACGCGCGGCGGCCAGGACATGGCTGACGTCGCGAAGCTGCAACAGTTCAACTCGCTGTTTCAGCAGTCGCAAGGGTTTTCGCAACTGTTGAGGTCGGGGCAGGGGTCCCAGCAGACCCGGCAGCAGGCAATTCAGGCGCTCATCGGTGACCAGGTGAGTGGGCAGGCGTTCCAGCAGCTGACCGGCGAAGCCAACGCATCGGCGCAGAAAACAGCCGGCGAGATCGCCGGGTCGAAGCCTGACGACAAGGGCAACGTCGAGGGGTCCGCGGCGGCCCTCGACACGTTCCAGGGCAACGTCAAGAAAGCGGGCGCGGCGTGGGACACGCTGAAAGTGTCGATGGGTACTGCTTTCCTGCCGGCCGTCACGTCCGGTATGCGCGGCCTGAACAGCGCGCTCGGTTGGATCATCGAGCATCGCGAGGGCATCGGCCAAGGCTTTGGTGTTGTCGCGCACCAGGTCGAGGCCACCGGCAAACAGGTCGGCGAAGCCTACGACGACTTCATGCACCTGTGGCACGGCGTAAACGACGCGTGGCACGCGATCGACAATTTTGGGCACGGCGTCGGGCACGTAATCGACGAGGCGAAGGCCGATTTCGACAAGCTCAAAGACGCGCACCCGTTCGAGGCGATCAAGCAGGGTGTCGACGGGCTGCTGCACTCGCTCGGCGATATTCCGGGTGCGATCCGGCGTGCGGCCGATTCGTTCGGTCAGCTCGCATCGAAGGGGTGGGGCGGCCTCGAGCACGTACTGCACATCCCCGGACACCAGGCCGGCGGCCCGGTGATCGGCTCCGGTCCACGCGGTGTCGACTCCCAACTGCGGTGGCTTGCACCCGATGAGCACGTGTGGACGACCGACGAGGTCGACGGTGCGGGCGGTCACGGCGCGATGTTCGCACTGCGCGCCGCGGCGCGTCGCGGAATGCTCGGTCACGGGCTGTCGGGATTCGCCGGCGGCGGTAGCCGCAAGGCGCCCGGACCCGGTGAGGGCGGAATCGTGCTCACCGACCCGAACGCGCCACAGGGGCCTGTCGGTACCCGCAATGACCCGGTGTTCATCAAGTCCAGCGAGGACGACGCGGCCGGCGGTGCCCACCATCGTCGGCACCATCGAAACAGCAACCACGGCGACGATGACACGCCCGGGCCCGGCAACGACGGCATGGGCGGCCAGAAACGACACAACGGCCGCATGGACATGCCCGACCTCGATTTCGGCGCCGAACTCGACGACGGTTTCGGCCTCAAAGACGGATTGCCGGGCCTGGCTAAGTGGTTCGTGACGTTCCTGGGCGATATGGCGATCGCACCGGCCGAGGGCGCGATGCTCGGCTCACTGCTGCGGCCACCGAACGGCCAGGACACACAACTGTCGTGGCTGCAGCCCGGCGAATTCGTCGAACCCAAGAGCGCGGTCAACAAGCTCGGTACCGGCGTGATGAATCAGGTCCGCGGCGGCCAACTCCCGCACTACGCCGGCGGCGGCACAGTCGGCGAAGACGAGCCGAGCGCGCCCGGCCAGCCGATGGGCTCGACGGGCGGCGCGAAGCCCGGCCTGTCGATCTCAGGCGGTGCGCTCGGCGCAGCCGAAGGCGCCGGCGCGATGGCCGCGGACATGTTCGCTCCCGGTTCTGGTGCAGCGGTGCAGGTGCTGTCGCAGATGATGAACCGCACCATCGCCTACGGCGGCCAGCTCGCGGCGATCGGCGTCGAGGGACTGATGAGCACGTTCCTGCCGTCCGACGACCCGCTCAGCGACTTCGGCAACACACTGCCCGGAAAAATCCTATCCGGTATCGCCGGCGCCAAGCCTGCATCGCCGGTCGTGGCCGGAAACACCAAGCGGCCCCTCGAAAACGAGAGTGTCCGCAACAAGCAGCAGGACGCCGCCGAAGGCGGTGACACCCACGTCCACATGTACAACCCGACGATTAAAGCCAAGGACGTCGACGACTTCGCCAACAAGTCGTCGGAACTCAGCCGGGTCGCGGTCGGTGGGACGCAGCAACTCGCCCCGAGTCGGATCAAATGA
- a CDS encoding fibronectin type III domain-containing protein, with the protein MTLPAEGGTYTEIVEPNVNPLAQRYWQTTDVFIRDYWNPDGSTFDCSDPAVGLGNLGLLTPFAADGTIRSDLFITSDGPNLGFYHPGELEADTTEQSPDISVQQTPTAQSVRTTRNVITKLDDSVSFTPLESNPVTDALHFELPLYNLPAIGTPGYQVKRGPMDYLQDRVIILFGTDGSGQLMARVLPRCQTNKKGKIDLGRKKTESGQLTFNPLFDPNTGEVMWICREGVQWRGLGGAPKFVSTAPVATPVSGGKATVAITTPTGDAPYTYTVLEQVGGAGEFTTATLQGSPVVDGATTTLTVSGLTTGSAYVFKVVAEGANDQTATSAVSNSVTAIA; encoded by the coding sequence ATGACTCTGCCCGCTGAAGGCGGTACCTACACCGAGATCGTCGAGCCGAACGTTAACCCGCTCGCGCAGCGGTATTGGCAGACCACCGACGTATTCATCCGCGACTATTGGAACCCGGACGGCTCGACGTTCGACTGCTCCGACCCCGCGGTCGGTCTCGGCAATCTGGGGCTGCTGACGCCGTTCGCGGCCGACGGCACGATCCGCTCCGACCTGTTCATCACCTCCGATGGTCCTAACCTCGGTTTCTACCATCCAGGCGAGCTCGAGGCCGACACCACCGAGCAGTCGCCCGACATCAGCGTGCAGCAGACGCCGACCGCACAGTCGGTGCGGACCACACGCAACGTGATCACCAAGCTCGACGACAGCGTGAGTTTCACGCCGCTGGAATCGAATCCGGTCACCGACGCGCTGCATTTCGAGCTGCCGCTGTACAACCTGCCGGCGATCGGGACGCCCGGCTACCAGGTGAAGCGCGGCCCGATGGACTACCTGCAGGATCGCGTGATCATCCTGTTCGGCACCGACGGGTCTGGGCAGCTCATGGCGCGTGTTCTGCCGCGCTGCCAGACCAACAAAAAGGGCAAGATCGACCTCGGCCGTAAGAAGACGGAGAGCGGTCAGCTGACGTTCAACCCGCTGTTTGATCCCAACACCGGTGAGGTGATGTGGATCTGCCGTGAAGGCGTGCAGTGGCGCGGTCTCGGTGGCGCTCCCAAGTTTGTCAGCACCGCGCCGGTCGCGACCCCGGTCAGCGGCGGTAAGGCGACGGTCGCGATCACCACGCCGACCGGAGACGCCCCGTACACCTACACGGTGCTCGAGCAGGTCGGCGGTGCGGGTGAGTTCACGACGGCGACACTGCAAGGCTCGCCGGTCGTCGATGGTGCCACGACCACGCTGACGGTGTCCGGCCTGACGACCGGAAGCGCGTACGTGTTCAAGGTTGTCGCCGAGGGCGCGAACGACCAGACCGCCACGTCGGCCGTGTCGAACTCGGTCACCGCGATCGCCTGA
- a CDS encoding DUF2190 family protein yields the protein MAGSDYVPKFLGGCTITCTATADITAGQLVVVSGDYKVAPSSAAAQSQFGVAVRSVKSGQRVAVWFEGVHQLAASGAISAGTAVVGAASGAVAAATAETPAGEVVGYALAAAANSLVDVRLSY from the coding sequence ATGGCCGGCAGCGACTACGTTCCGAAGTTCCTCGGCGGCTGCACGATCACCTGCACCGCCACCGCCGACATCACCGCCGGTCAGCTGGTAGTCGTCAGCGGTGACTACAAGGTAGCGCCGTCCTCGGCCGCCGCACAGTCACAGTTCGGCGTCGCTGTCCGGTCGGTCAAGTCCGGTCAGCGCGTGGCTGTCTGGTTCGAGGGCGTGCACCAGCTGGCGGCATCCGGCGCGATCAGTGCGGGCACAGCGGTTGTCGGCGCCGCCAGCGGCGCCGTCGCTGCTGCGACCGCCGAGACCCCGGCCGGCGAGGTCGTGGGCTACGCGCTGGCCGCCGCCGCCAACAGTCTGGTCGACGTCCGACTGTCGTACTGA
- a CDS encoding DUF935 domain-containing protein: MAPVTTELGFTNAFPGLLSAYSQWDQFEQVPELLWPDAIRTYTRMWREESRLASVYYAIALPIMQTQWRIEPNGAPDNVVQHVSDDLGLPIVGEDVNKPRPRTKGRFSWLEHLQWAMRHLHFGHAVFEQVYRPDEKNPDRLRLRKLAPRPQSTIAFWNVDADGGLIGIQQWPPGTGFGGAAGAPNYLGAWAQEIPVNRLVVYTRDRDPGVWTGNSIFRPAYKNWLLKDELIRIEATAARRNGMGVPVVTAPESVSMAAPGSDALAPYLKIAQQYRGGNNAGVALPAGSTFELAGVKGQLPSGFIRQAIEYHDKQMALAALAHFLNLDRGGSFALASVQADTFSQGVQQTAETVRDTAQTHIVEDIVDTNFGEDSPSPRIVFDAIGSQQDASAAALQMLVSAGIIKPDAQLEAFERQSMGLPGADPDAQDDEPLPVPDNRPPETVPIATTHTPDGMAFTSRARVTASRGRRPRVTISSDGDLTLW; this comes from the coding sequence GTGGCTCCCGTGACCACCGAACTTGGCTTCACCAACGCATTCCCCGGTCTGCTGTCCGCGTATAGCCAATGGGACCAGTTCGAGCAGGTGCCCGAACTGCTGTGGCCCGACGCGATCCGCACCTATACGCGGATGTGGCGCGAGGAATCACGGCTTGCCAGCGTCTACTACGCGATCGCGCTGCCGATCATGCAAACGCAGTGGCGCATCGAGCCCAACGGGGCTCCCGACAATGTCGTTCAGCACGTCTCGGATGATCTGGGGCTGCCGATCGTCGGCGAGGACGTGAATAAGCCCCGGCCGCGTACCAAGGGCCGGTTTTCGTGGCTCGAGCACTTGCAGTGGGCGATGCGTCACCTGCATTTCGGGCACGCCGTTTTCGAGCAGGTGTACCGGCCCGACGAGAAGAATCCCGACCGGCTGCGGCTACGCAAGCTCGCGCCGCGTCCGCAGTCGACGATCGCGTTCTGGAACGTCGACGCCGATGGCGGCCTGATCGGCATTCAGCAATGGCCGCCCGGTACCGGATTCGGAGGCGCGGCCGGCGCCCCGAACTACCTCGGGGCCTGGGCGCAAGAGATCCCGGTGAATCGGCTCGTCGTCTACACCCGCGACCGCGACCCTGGCGTCTGGACCGGCAACAGCATTTTCCGGCCGGCCTACAAGAATTGGCTGCTCAAAGACGAACTGATCCGCATTGAAGCCACCGCGGCACGCCGTAACGGCATGGGTGTTCCGGTCGTCACGGCGCCCGAGTCGGTATCGATGGCGGCGCCCGGCAGCGATGCACTGGCGCCTTATCTGAAGATCGCGCAGCAGTACCGCGGCGGAAACAACGCCGGCGTCGCGCTGCCCGCCGGCTCGACGTTCGAGCTGGCCGGAGTCAAAGGCCAACTGCCAAGCGGTTTCATCCGGCAGGCCATCGAGTACCACGACAAGCAGATGGCGCTGGCCGCGCTGGCGCACTTCCTGAACCTCGACCGCGGCGGCAGTTTCGCGCTCGCATCCGTGCAGGCCGACACATTTTCACAGGGCGTGCAGCAGACCGCCGAGACCGTCCGTGACACCGCGCAGACGCACATCGTCGAGGACATCGTCGACACGAATTTCGGTGAAGACTCACCGTCGCCGCGCATCGTTTTCGACGCGATCGGCTCGCAGCAAGACGCGTCGGCGGCCGCGCTGCAGATGCTCGTGAGTGCCGGAATCATCAAGCCCGACGCGCAGCTCGAGGCGTTCGAGCGGCAGTCTATGGGCCTGCCCGGCGCCGACCCCGACGCGCAAGACGACGAGCCGTTGCCGGTGCCCGACAACCGGCCGCCGGAGACCGTGCCGATCGCTACGACGCACACGCCCGACGGCATGGCGTTCACGTCGCGGGCGCGCGTCACCGCCAGCCGTGGCCGCCGGCCGCGAGTGACGATCTCGAGCGATGGAGATCTGACGCTGTGGTGA
- a CDS encoding WhiB family transcriptional regulator, protein MSRKPNYLSDLVGHDTAWKRRAACEPDPRWTTDTEPAPADLLQMRVICHHCPVRIHCLEHAITTRATAGVYAGIYLPPPERKTKHHSALLRAALRDALEREEVHP, encoded by the coding sequence ATGAGCCGCAAACCCAACTACCTGAGCGACCTCGTCGGACACGACACCGCATGGAAACGCCGCGCCGCCTGCGAACCCGACCCACGCTGGACCACCGACACCGAACCCGCACCGGCCGACCTGCTGCAAATGCGCGTCATCTGCCACCACTGCCCGGTACGAATCCACTGCCTCGAGCACGCCATCACCACCCGTGCAACCGCGGGCGTCTACGCCGGCATCTACCTACCGCCACCAGAACGAAAAACCAAGCATCACAGCGCGCTACTACGCGCAGCACTACGGGACGCGCTCGAGCGAGAGGAAGTTCACCCTTGA
- a CDS encoding DNA polymerase III subunit beta, with protein MKFTLQAGALAEAIAAGISSVPSRPINPILGGVLMEAQVGAVTLSSFNYDRATMRVVAADVMDTDTAVVSGRLLAAVGANLPKTAECTATTSGNHMVITAGRSEYRLPLMHADDYPRLPEMTAADVIGTVDAAAFSDAVRAIGGFASTDPQPPELTALKFVCTPTSLTLSATDRFMIGRRRLDWSGTTETSFNAVAADVLGTIKSLSDASEIELLANGKTIGFRTSSTTVVSQVLDEEVASLDRFLAPQDFSTACIVKTSELVSMLKRATAIASDTWTRVNLVADDGTLAVVTSASETGVIADAIEAEHAGRRRELTLSARRLHSAMAAVDESQTTLAFKETGHLIHIYPGASPSPLATPPVDTAAILIGMRA; from the coding sequence ATGAAGTTCACACTGCAAGCGGGCGCACTGGCCGAGGCGATCGCCGCCGGCATCAGCTCGGTACCGTCGCGCCCCATCAACCCGATCCTTGGCGGCGTGCTGATGGAGGCGCAAGTCGGGGCCGTCACGTTGTCCAGCTTCAACTACGACCGCGCCACCATGCGCGTCGTCGCGGCCGATGTGATGGACACCGACACCGCGGTCGTTTCCGGCCGGCTACTCGCCGCTGTGGGCGCCAATCTGCCGAAGACGGCGGAATGCACCGCGACCACGTCCGGCAACCACATGGTGATCACTGCAGGCCGATCCGAGTACCGGCTCCCGCTCATGCACGCAGACGACTACCCGCGACTGCCCGAGATGACCGCCGCCGACGTGATCGGCACCGTCGACGCCGCGGCGTTCAGCGACGCTGTCCGTGCTATCGGTGGATTCGCTTCCACCGACCCGCAGCCGCCGGAACTGACCGCCCTCAAGTTCGTCTGCACACCGACGTCGTTGACGCTGTCGGCGACCGACCGATTCATGATCGGCCGCCGACGCCTGGACTGGTCGGGCACGACCGAGACGAGTTTCAACGCGGTCGCGGCCGATGTCCTCGGCACGATCAAATCTCTATCGGATGCCAGCGAGATCGAGCTGCTCGCGAACGGCAAGACGATCGGATTCCGCACGTCGTCCACGACGGTCGTTAGCCAGGTGCTCGACGAGGAAGTGGCGTCACTCGATCGATTCCTCGCACCACAGGACTTTTCCACCGCGTGCATCGTCAAAACCTCCGAGCTGGTGTCGATGTTGAAGCGAGCGACGGCGATCGCGTCCGACACCTGGACGCGGGTCAACCTCGTTGCCGATGACGGCACGCTCGCGGTGGTGACCAGCGCCAGCGAGACCGGCGTAATCGCCGACGCGATCGAGGCCGAGCACGCGGGCAGACGGCGCGAGCTGACACTGTCGGCGCGCCGGCTGCATAGCGCGATGGCCGCGGTAGACGAATCACAAACCACGCTGGCGTTCAAAGAGACCGGGCACCTTATCCACATCTACCCCGGTGCATCGCCATCGCCGCTGGCCACGCCACCGGTCGATACCGCGGCCATCCTGATCGGAATGCGCGCCTGA